The Pseudomonas multiresinivorans DNA window AACAACTCGGCGAGGCGCTCGGCGAAGGTCTCCACCAGTTGGAAGTGCGCGTCACGGGCGAAGGCCATGACCCGCTCGGAGAGCACGGCGTAGTCCAGGGCCTTGGCGATATCGTCGTCGGCCGCCGCCGGGCGGTTGTCCCAGCCCAGCGTCAGGTCCAGGCGCAGGCACTGCCGGATGCCCCGTTCCCAGTCGTAGACGCCGATCACGGTGTCCACTTCCAGCCCCTCGATGAAAACTCTGTCCACTGACTGCATGCTCCAAGGCGACACGACAAGCGGCCGGCGCCCCGTTAGAATCGGAAACGACCTCGTCTCCGGTGGAAACCATGTTCTGGTTCTTGGCGATCCTCGCCTACCTGCTCGGATCACTGTCCTTCGCGGTACTCCTCAGTCGCCTGTTCGGCACTGCCGACCCGCGCGCCAGCGGCTCGGGCAACCCCGGCGCCACCAACATGCTGCGCCTGGCCGGCAAGAAGATCGCCATCCTCACCCTGCTCGGCGATCTCGCCAAGGGGCTGCTGCCCGTCCTCATCGCCCGCCTGCTCGGCCTGTCCGACATGCAGCAGGCCTGGGTCGGGCTGGCGGCGGTGATCGGTCACCTCTACCCGCTGTACTTCAACTTCCGCGGCGGCAAGGGCGTCGCCACCGCCGCCGGCATGCTGCTGGCGCTTTACCCGCCAGCTGCCCTGCTCGCGGCAGTCGCCTGGCTGGTGACTTTCAAGCTGTCGCGTACCAGCTCGCTCGCTTCCCTGGTCGCCACGCCGCTGACGCTGCCGCTGCTGGCCTGGCAGGAGCCGTCGGCGCTGCTGCCGATGACCGCGCTCACCGGCCTGATTGTCTGGCGTCACCGTAGCAACCTGCGCGATCTCATCGCCGGACGCGAGCGTCACTTCTAGAGCCGCGAGCTTCCCGGCCCGCGTACCGCGCTGCAAGCGAAAAAACGGCCCATGCCGCTCAGAGCATGCGCCGCGTCGTTTGCAGCTTCATTATTCAGATCGCTGGCAGCGACTCCATTGGCCAACGC harbors:
- the folB gene encoding dihydroneopterin aldolase; translation: MDRVFIEGLEVDTVIGVYDWERGIRQCLRLDLTLGWDNRPAAADDDIAKALDYAVLSERVMAFARDAHFQLVETFAERLAELLMTEFGIQWLRLKVTKPGAVAAAIGVGVEIERGCR
- the plsY gene encoding glycerol-3-phosphate 1-O-acyltransferase PlsY, with amino-acid sequence MFWFLAILAYLLGSLSFAVLLSRLFGTADPRASGSGNPGATNMLRLAGKKIAILTLLGDLAKGLLPVLIARLLGLSDMQQAWVGLAAVIGHLYPLYFNFRGGKGVATAAGMLLALYPPAALLAAVAWLVTFKLSRTSSLASLVATPLTLPLLAWQEPSALLPMTALTGLIVWRHRSNLRDLIAGRERHF